From Methanomicrobiales archaeon HGW-Methanomicrobiales-1, a single genomic window includes:
- a CDS encoding serine protease, which translates to MPDWNSLLNELNTLSSAGPFDILRRKYLKQLSDITGRNVIIYYSGWLQKPGIPDEAINDNDKNGFMTTIHSLDRSKGLDLILHTPGGDLAATESIVDYLRQMFGNNVRAIIPQLSMSAGTMIACSCKSIVMGKQSNLGPIDPQFGNLPAHGVIEEFQKAVDECKKDPSRVPLWQPIIAKYNPTLLGECQKSIAWSQDIVTDWLRTGMLKDDPKKDEKILSIIRELGDHALTKSHSRHISSAKCKEIGLNIEDMETDQVLQDAILSVHHACIHTLTSTPAFKIIENQNGQAFIRIAQLAVPQNK; encoded by the coding sequence ATGCCAGATTGGAATTCACTTTTAAACGAATTAAATACACTAAGTTCAGCAGGCCCTTTTGATATATTAAGAAGAAAATACCTCAAACAATTATCTGATATTACCGGTCGAAATGTAATTATCTATTATTCAGGTTGGTTACAGAAACCCGGTATCCCAGATGAAGCAATAAATGATAACGATAAAAATGGATTTATGACAACAATCCACAGTTTAGACCGTTCAAAAGGATTGGATCTAATTTTGCATACACCCGGAGGGGATTTAGCTGCAACAGAGTCGATAGTTGATTATCTTCGGCAGATGTTCGGTAACAATGTCAGAGCGATAATACCTCAACTCTCAATGTCAGCTGGAACGATGATAGCATGTTCATGCAAAAGTATCGTTATGGGAAAACAATCAAATTTAGGTCCCATTGATCCTCAATTTGGAAATTTGCCTGCTCATGGAGTAATTGAAGAATTTCAAAAAGCTGTCGATGAATGTAAAAAAGATCCTTCACGAGTACCACTTTGGCAACCGATTATTGCAAAATACAATCCAACATTGCTTGGAGAATGCCAGAAATCAATCGCATGGTCGCAAGATATTGTCACAGATTGGTTACGTACTGGAATGTTGAAAGATGACCCTAAGAAAGATGAAAAAATTTTATCAATTATCCGAGAATTAGGAGACCATGCTTTAACGAAATCACATTCTCGCCATATTTCAAGCGCAAAGTGCAAAGAAATTGGATTAAATATTGAAGATATGGAAACAGATCAGGTTTTGCAAGATGCTATACTTTCTGTACATCATGCATGCATTCACACTTTAACAAGTACTCCTGCCTTTAAAATCATTGAAAATCAGAATGGTCAAGCTTTCATTCGTATTGCACAATTAGCTGTTCCTCAAAACAAATAA